A window of Daucus carota subsp. sativus chromosome 2, DH1 v3.0, whole genome shotgun sequence genomic DNA:
CTCTGTCCCCGAAGGCCCTTAATTGAGCACCCCTTTGTTGTCCAGGCATGCCAGGTTTTACAGCTTATGCTGGTTTTTACGAGGTTTGTTCGCCCAAAACAGGGGACTCCGTATACGTCTCTGCTGCTTCCGGGGCTGTTGGTCAGCTCGTTGGCCAGCTTGCTAAGCTCCATGGATGCTATGTCGTCGGTAGTGCAGGAACAAGCCACAAAGTAAGTCTACTACTTATAATCATCCACCATTCCACCTTGTGCCCATGACTAGTCAGTCTCAATCATCAAATCTTGTTTTCAACTTAGGTTGATCTTCTGAAAAACAAGCTTGGCTACGACGATGCTTTCAACTACAAAACAGAGCCCGATCTCAATGCAGCTTTAAGAAGGTTCTACGCtcatttattcatatataaaacTTGGTGCTTGACGTGATGATCAAATGTCTGCTTGCTCTCAGACCTTCGGGCACAATTTGAGTATTTTTGTTTGTGTTGAGCAGGTACTTTCCGGGAGGCATAGACATCTACTTTGAGAATGTTGGGGGACCGATGCTTGATGCCGTACTGCTCAACATGGCGATTCACGGTCGGATCGCTGTGTGCGGAATGGTGTCTCAACACGGCATGTCCAGTTGGCAGGGGATTCACAATCTGCAAACTCTCATCGCCAAACGAGTACGAATGCAGGGGTTTCTCCAGAGCGACTACTTACATCTATTCCCACGCTTTCTGGAAGATGTCGCCGCTTACTACATGCAAGGAAAGATTGTTTATATCGAAAACATGAATGAAGGTTTAGAAAGTGCTCCCGCTGCTTTTGTTGCCCTGTTTTCCGGGGGAAACGTAGGCAAGCAGATTGTTTGTGTAGCTACTGAGTGAAAACTAGATACACTTTTTTGTAACGCTTTCAATTATCCGATGAACAATATATACAACCAAGTACAATGTCCCAAGAATGATCTGGACGCCAGGATGCCAAATTTATTAGCCGAAGCTGGTTAAGGAAGGCAAACACAATATATGGTACCAAATGTTCATAGATTAATTTAGAAGGTTAACATCGTGATCTTTTTAATCACGAGTGCACCTAATAACAGATATACTGGAAACATTGACAAGTTCCAATGAGGTTAGGACAGAAGTTGCAGGTCTAGACACTAAAACTTGAATGGATGAGAAACTAATAACTAGAATGGAAGAGAGTA
This region includes:
- the LOC108210037 gene encoding 2-alkenal reductase (NADP(+)-dependent), producing MFELRVRTSITAKLNAEAHPSSKYIYTATLLVRNILFVDMENKQIIFKGYIDRAPQITDMELKITNISTSELVETMEDGAVMVKNLYLSCDPYMRGRMRDFHASYIPPFRPDSVMEGFGVSRVLHSKNEVFKCGDVVTGMTGWEEYSVIHNTAQLRKIEQDPDSGNDPIPLSYYVGLLGMPGFTAYAGFYEVCSPKTGDSVYVSAASGAVGQLVGQLAKLHGCYVVGSAGTSHKVDLLKNKLGYDDAFNYKTEPDLNAALRRYFPGGIDIYFENVGGPMLDAVLLNMAIHGRIAVCGMVSQHGMSSWQGIHNLQTLIAKRVRMQGFLQSDYLHLFPRFLEDVAAYYMQGKIVYIENMNEGLESAPAAFVALFSGGNVGKQIVCVATE